Within Sorghum bicolor cultivar BTx623 chromosome 2, Sorghum_bicolor_NCBIv3, whole genome shotgun sequence, the genomic segment ATCACGCAAGCCATGCGATGCGAAAAGGGTCGAGCTGCAGTACTGCTTGCACATTTGCACTGGCACAAGAGATGAGGAGGGATGGCCTACAAAAGGTAGGACACCTGTGATTGATACAAAAGGCAGTAGACAGGCATGGCCTGCATGGCTCTATGTCCATCTCAGCATTAGAAAAGGGGTGAATTCCATTGCTTGTCCGGGATCTGGATCCATCCACGAGCAGCCAAGGCCCAAGATCAACGACATCGCACAGCGCTACTCAAAACGAATACTAGtccttttttaaaaataaataaataaattttgagTAGTGAGGGCTCGTTCACTCGCGAAAATTTTTGACtttgactactgtagcatttttatttatatatgataattattatcaaattgcggagtaactagacttaaaagattcatgtcatattttgaaaaattttggaaacaggGCTGATATGTGATGGAATGGATCAATGCAAATGCAAACGAATACTAGTCGCCGAATGTGGACCATACCGCCGGCGAGGTCCGCGGAATAGGCCGGTCTCGGACCGGCGGTGCGGGGAAGCGGCCGCTGGGCACCGTCCACCGTGAACGAGACTGGAGCGCGGACGCGAGGAGCCACACTGACGTGCGCCGGTTTTACGTGACAACGGCGGCGGGGATGAAAGCAGACAACAGTCCAAAACTGAAGGGCTGAAGAATGTACTCCGAAGAAGCATGCCTGTCCATCCAATGGCCTGCAATTATCTCTCCGAAACGCTGCGTGACAGGGATGAAGCAGGAGCACAATACAAGTTGGATGAACAAGACAGTCAGTCACGGATGCACCTCGCTACGATCCTGTCGCAGAGCGCATGATGTGCCTCTCCTCTCGTCGAACTGCAATCATCAAACATTAGTGATGAGATAAAGAGCTTGACAGCGTAGGGCCAGGAAGCATCAATGAAAGATTTAGAGCGAGTAGTAGATCAGATCAGAGCACAAAGATGGTTTCCTTTACTGATGGAGACACATGCGTGGGTCTCTCGCTCTAAACTACTATAATGGCTGGCCCGTCAAGGACACGAGCTTTGCCTGCCTGCCAGCGCATCAGGTACGCGAGGGAGTACGGATGGAAGAACAAAGCCATTGCTCTGACTTGCAAGCAACACCCAACCCCCGCCACCCCCGCCCGCGCCTTGTCCCGCACACGACCCGGTCGCTTTTACACATCCCATCCCGTTTCGCCATTACGCAAAGCACGCCAACTGACACACACACAGCACggagcaaggagcttcactgaCAGTCACACAGGTGAGCTGAAGAGGGCGCATTGGTCACTGTTCCAAAAACCATGGACGTTTTTCATCGTCGCCCTTCACACACGGCACAGATGTCTAAACCTCGTGAACCTAAACCAAGCAATTTTTTACATACAAAACATTCATCATCGCAATGGGACGTGTGGACGGGGGACCGGTCGCCGTCTTCGCCGGAGAACGAACTGAGGTTTCAGAACTCGGCGGTGTTGCCGCACGACGACACGCCGAGCTCGCGCTGCCGGCGCCGGAACGACATGAGCCCGTCCGACACGATGCTCCCGCCGCagtcctcgccgtcgccgcactCCGCGCTGCTGCCGGTCAGGTCGTTGtactcgccgccgccgtcctcgtcgtcgaggtcgCCCCGCATGGCGCGGAGCGTCTTCCGGGCCATCTCGCGCCGGACGCCGCCGCCCTCCTCGGCCACCACGCGCCGGAGCGCCCGGTCCGCGCCGGCCGCGCGCGCCAGGCCGCGGAACCGGAGGCTGCCGCGGCTCATCGCGTACATCGCCGACACGCACCACTCCTCCAGGTCCGCCGTGCCCCCGTCTTCGTGGGAAGGCGAGGCGAGGAGGATGGCGGAGACGGACGCGACGGCGCCCGCGTCCATGAGCGCGTTGCGGCCCTCGGCGCAGGCGGCCACGTTGCAGGCCACCATGAGCGCCAGCCTCCGTATGGGGCCCGGCTCCGCGGCACCGgacgccacggcgagcagcgccttgGGCGCGCCGGGGAAGCGCGCGACCTTGGACTGGTTGACGGCGGCGAGGGTAAGGTGGTAGAGCGCCATCCCGGCGTCGCGGCGCGCGCGTGGCGGGTACTGGGCCGGGGACGTGAGCAGGTCCAGGAGCGGGGGCACCGCGCCCAGCACGCCGATGGCGGCGCGGTTGTCCTCGTTGAGCGCCAGCCCGAAGAGCGCCCCCGCCGCGTGCTCCCGCGCCTCGGGCGCCGACGCGCCCGACCGGAGCACCTCGACGAGCGCCGGCACCGCACCCGCGCGCACGATGCGGACCTTGTTGGCGGGCTCCAGGGAGAGGTTCACCAGCGCGGCCGCCGCGTCGACGCGGGCGGGCGCGTGGCGCGGGAGCAGCAGCACGCGGCGCAGCGCGCCCAGGAGCCGCGGCGTGCACAgcgcgcgccgccgctccgcgccCTCCCGCGTGGCCTCCCGCAGCGCGCCCATCGCCGCGGCCACCACGCCGTCGTCGTCCGCGTCCATCACCTTGCCCACCACGTCGTCCTCCAGCGGGTCAACCGGCGTCGCGACAGGCGGATCCGCCTCCACCTCCTTGACAATCCTCCTCCGGGGCGCCTCTTCCTTggcgtcgtcctcctccgccgcggTGATCTCCGAGGCCGACCCGTACGACGACGTGGACTCCGTCGGGGACGAGTAGGACGAGTTGGATGTGCTCGCGGCCAACACCGCCACGCGCCTCGCGGTGGTGGTCCTCACGGACTTGGCCGCCGCCGCTACCGCCGGAGGCATAACGCGCAGCACGGCCTGCCTTGCCGCCTCGGCGGACGGCGGCGCCGGCACCGCCCGTCCGGAGCGCGCGCACCAGGTGCCGATGGCCGCCTTGAGCGCGGCGTTAGGGATGAGGGTGTCGGCGCCCCCGTCCTCGACGCCGGGGGGCAGGAACGCGAGGTCCGCGCAGGCCTGGAGGCAGGCCCGCTCGAAGGTCTTCCCCGACGGCAGTATGACGGGGTCCGCCATGAGCGCGCCGGAGAGTGGGCACAGGAACTCCTCCGGCACCGCCTCGGCCGCCGCCCACGCCTCGGAGCGCGCGGGCGAGGCGTGGcctggcggcggtggcggcggcgccgccgaggCGGACGACCTGGACGAGGGCGAGCACGGcgcgctgctgctgccgccgcctcctccggcCGCGGCGCTGATGGTGCGGTGGAACGGCAGCTTCCAGCGCCGCGGACGCGCCGCACCCATGGACCGCGAGAGCTTTAGCttagcggcgacggcggcggggaACGATGGATGATGcttttgctgctgctgcgggcatggcttttgttttgtttgtttttctgGGTTTGGTGCTTTTGGAGCTTGCGGTGTGCTTTGTTCCGTTCCGTGGGAGATggctggctctggcttgactggAGTGTGCTCGCTCTTGGTTTTATGCGCCGGGAGAGAGAAGGCGTCGCGTCGGGGAGGGAAAGGGAAGCCTTAGCCTGGAAGGGACCGCTCGCTCGCTCTCCCTCCGGAGTGTGAGTGTGTTTCGCTGCGCGGTTTGGGCTGGTTTCGCTGGGGTTTTTTGGCTGGGTCTCGCGTCCCGTGGCCCGTGGAGGGAGATGGCGGACAGGGCGTGTGGTCGCGGTCGGCGTTGGTTGGGGGCGGATGGATCGGCGCCAACGGAAAAGGCTGCTGGGTTTGGCTGGACGGCCGTCGTATACTGATACGGTACTACGTAGCCGGGTGTATTCCTTGTGTAACTGCAATTCGGCGCCTGGCGGGAGTGGAGGGTGCGTGCTTGTACATTTTATTAGCGGTTGTTGGCTACGAACTGGTGGGTTTGTGAGCTCACTTGAAGGGAAACAACGGCGGATTGGTGGAGCAAGCAACCACCATTGTTGTTGTTAGCCACCTGTCGACTATTGTCCGCCGTCGTTGATTGGATAAATGAAGCAAACAAAGTTTAGGGTGTGGTGTTCGGACGACGAGACCACATGCGAAAGAATCAAAGGAACCACTGATCCGGCGGCGGCTCAGCAGAAACGAGTGCGTGCCCGCCGCGAAACGCTGTTCGGACTCGAGAACGAAACAAACAATACTACTCGTACGCGGTCGCCCAAGAACCGTGACGCTTCTGCTAGCGAAGCGCTTTGGTACCCCGGATCTCGACGTCAAAGGTCGAGAATTGGCAGGACAAGAATCGGGAGGGACGTGTCACGTGTGCAATGCTAGCCGGACCGGGTCAAGGCAGGCACAGGCAACCTACCCGGGACCCGACCCCAAACTGTGGCCTGCCTGACCCCGATCGATGGCCGATTGTTGCAAAGGATCTATAAACCGTGCTCGACAAACAAGCAAAGCCACTCGTACTGGTTGCACGGTACCTCCAAATTAATACAGCGCAAAGTTCATACGGCCAAGTACAAGCTGTGCACCAAGCAGATGCAAAATGGTTCACGGAATTCGTTCAGCAGCCCGTTGCGGTTGCGTGGCCCTCCTGGTCCATGCTTCAAGGAAAGGAAGCTTCATCCTCCACCGTGCGGCCCCAGCGGACGAGGAATCTCCTCTCCTCGGCCTCGCCTTGTCGTCTCCACTCCACACTCGAGCCATGGTTCTAGACGTGGCGTCGCCGTCCGATCGCTTTCGTTGCAGACTTGACTGTTCTCGCTCGCTTCGCCTCACCGCTTGGAAAGGGCCCAAGGCTGGAAACTCTCTCTCAAGGAAACCTTGGCAGCGTCCGCGGCACGGGACAAACATTTCCACGTCCCCGCGCTGCTGCCGGATTCCTTTGATTCCTCCAGTGCTGCTGGTACACTTGTAAAAATTGGGAGAAAATATTACAACAAGGAATTTCTCTGGAGTCCCAGAGAAAAAAAGCCCCAAGGGCTTGTACAGATGTGCGCATGCCGCATGGCACGACCAGACCAACGACAGGACTGGATGCAGCGTGTGAATTGGAGAGTGGGAAGCCGAGTCAAAGAATGCTCTCGTCAGTTTTCATTGTGTGCACCACAGTTTGCTCCTCCAGTCCAACAACTCCTACTACTAGTATACATGTTTTCATTTTCAGCCCTGTGCCTTGATAGGGATGCGAGCAGCGATTCGATTCGTTCTCCCCCAGCGCCAGCGGGCAGCGTCCGCTGTCCGGGACCGGGCCGTTTTGGTTTCTTGCGATTCATCAACCGCCGGTGCCTGTGCCCGGTCGGGTCAATGCACTGCGCACGTCGACTGATTTCCTTTTTGGCAGCTTCATCGTGACAGCCTCTAATCTCATCGATctaatcatatatatatacagcgTGGCAGATTGGCCAgggcacctctctctctctctctctctttgcgGTTGTGTTGTGCTCATGCTGATTCCTCAGACTAAAAGATGCGATTGCTGTGGATTTGGGACCGTGCGCCGTGCCCACTGATGaattttcaagtgaatttggtaTAGTATTTAGCATTAAGCGCCACATCACCATCCACTTAATACCCTGCCACCGGTTTAAATGGGATTATTGCGTGATTACATCCACCCACCATTGTATATGCTATAGCAGCAAAGAAATGCCAAGTCAGAATTGCTTACATCATTGCACCTTACCCTCAGAACCATGGCTGAAAACAAGTTCCCCGTACGTGTtgacccttttttttttctgttataATAAAAGAAAACGACTTTGAGCCAAGCCAAGTTTAAAAGTATTCACGTTCAGCGCTTGGAAATAGTTTAGTCCATTCCTTTCTATACCAACCCCGTGttaaacaacaactactacgtACAAGATGTGTACCAGTACTTCGGTTGGTGCAAATGAGTGCCCAAAAGTCGGTTCTCGTCTGTGTATTATTTTCCCAGCTAGCTCTTGTCTCTTCCGGTGGATAGCATTACACTCCATCAGCTGCTCTGGTTCTATCTAAAATAAATGGCAATCCATGTCATCGTATTTAATCTTGTCTGTACCAAAGTGTTGCCGCCTTGCCGGCACTAATGGTGGGGTGGGAGGGCAGTCTCTCTTCATCATACTTATAATTGGCTGACACTGACATTCAGTGTAATGCTGGTAGGCTGGTAGCAGATGTTGCTTTGGCAAACAATGCCAATGGTGGCTCTTGGCTCCTCACACAGTCAACTTTTGAGTATATGCGCCTGATAGGCAATATATGCAAATCCTCAAATGCACATGTGTCCTGTTTCCAGACTATATGCTGTCTGCTCAAACACACCACTTGATTTCAGGGAATTGGAATTATGCCCAATGCTTAGTATCCTTTTGCCTAGAAACAATGAGATACGTGGCAATGTGGGTGAATCACGTGAACACCAGTTGTCGCAATCTAGGTGCGCATCAAGTAGATAGCACATGGCAGCaacaaaaaacaacataaaggTAGAAAACACATGGTATCTTAAACTCCAGCTGTTTGCATATCATCATCATTATACTCCAATTTGCTATCAATAAGTGGAAAAACACAGACCGGTAACAAAAATCTTTTCCTTGTGCAAGAACCAGACATCTCTAACACATGGCTCGATGTACTCTCTGGCGTGAAGCTAGCCTTGTGATGCTCACCCATCACCCGACGTTCTTGGCGCCAACGCAAAGCGCTCATCCAATTGAtgcgtcatcatcatcatcaaagcCCACACACAACAGGAAGGAATGAAGGTGCAGCAGCCATGGCATTGGCATGGGCATCGTTGAGCAGAGATTCCCATGCCATGATGGCTTCTTCTTAGCTCCTTGCCGCACACAACACAGGTAGGTAACACTAACAGGTGAAGAGGATCCGTCAGATTCCAACCATGGAACATGGAACTGCAAACGGCACCCGCTGGCTGGTGCTCCACTACGTACATACTCCAGCCTCACACTCACAAGTGACACCGATCAACTAAAATGATTCACGACGGCACGGCAGTGAGTGGTGATTATGGCATGTGTTGAAACCGGATGCCAGGTGGGCACGGCAGGCAGGCACAAAAaggttgcagcagcagcagcagcaaaggCAAACCCAAAAGCTGGGCAGAGCTTTATCACATCGCAGGCCAGAATGCACGCTGAATGATACGCTTGGAAAGTTTCAGCAGTTCACACCAACCTGTATACAGATCCTTTTCTCCATCGTCCATTTCACACatccacacaaaaaaaaaaagtattatCCATATGACCATATCCACCGAGCGAAACGAGCATGTAAATGCAATTTTACTGGATACAAGTATCTTAATACATGTTGTCACACCTCTAGAGAAAACAAGAATCTAACAGGGATATGTGTGGGTGTACATGTGATAAGTGGCGCATCACACTTTATTCCACGGGAAtcttagcatacggtatgtgTATGTAGTAgtgggttttgttttgttttctgcGACTTGTTTGCAAAGCGAGGATCGTGATGTCTGCTTTAGGAAATACTAGTAGGATAGAAGAGGTAAACTACTCGTGGACATGGACACAACAAATGTGCTCTACCCACAAAATACGGTCTGTCTCTTGCATTGTGTTTTGCTTATACGTTTTGTGCTTGCAAAAGTTGTGTCTCTAGCTACAACAACGCTTTTAATCATGCGCCTTATTATAGTGGTTTCACTTTCACAATAAACGACCATACTCATGATGGGCAATGCATGCACGAGTAAACAACAACCTTTTGTGTGTGGAGGGGAAAGGTGATGTTTTACATGTACGTCGTGAGGGGAATGCATGTACGAAAAATACATAGTAATTAAGCGAACAACTTGCGCAGGAAACATCTGGTGTAAAGATGTGAAGGACGCATGTCTCCTAATTAAGAAAGTAATAAAGTAATTATGTACATGTACGTAGCTGATATATTCTCTTTGTGATGGATCAGAACGTGCTACATCTGACACTGTAAAATTAAACCATGTGCCAAGTTAAAAAGAGGCTTTTGACATTTACAGGTTGTCTTCGTCTTTAGCAATGTGCACGTCTTCTGTACCCGCGCGGCTACTGGATCGGATTAGAAGTGTGTGCACGTCTTCAAGACCGTGACGGGAATTTAATAAGAAATATATAAAAGGTCACCCttattataaataaataaataaataaataaataaataaataaataaataaataaataaataaataaataaataaataaataaataaataaataaataaataaataaataaataaataaataaataaataaataaataaataaataaataaataaataaataaagagacacagAACGGAAAAGTCGAGATGAAGCACCAAGGAAACAGCTGTGACCAGAAAATGATTGTGGTAAACAAATATTCCCGCTTATATTTCTTAATTTCGTAGTCACATTCTTTATCAGATTGTTTCAGATGATCCGTTTACTAGATTCTGATAATTTGTTTACTagagctttttttttcttttgttggaTCAAGAAAGGAGACAGCACTACTATATCGTTGAGCAGTGTGAAAGAAATAAATTAAAGCCAGCGTTTAAGGAGCTTAACCGGGGCCATGCTAGCTAATGAGGCTGTCTAGGAAGCAGGAACATCGGAGGAATTATATTGTCCATCCATCCATGCAAGCTAAGCTGTCTGAACTGACAAAATGACAGCCAGCAACCAGCATATATAGCGCACAATACTCTGATGCCTTTCCAGTttggttctttttttttaaattaagaATCAGTTTGGTTCTATGGTATTGGTCTATCAACTTCATCAGCTAGTGCCTGAATCGGCTTTCCGAAAAGCTTTGTAATTTCCTGCGTTGCTCTTTGCTTTGCTGTACTGCTAGCTAGATCTTGCAAATTAATAAATCACAGGGATCTTCCTACATCCTTCTTTTTGGAGTACAACTTTTGGCCTCGCAATTTACCGGATAATATGGACAGGTTACAAACTACACACAGTACGCCCATGCGCTTGGGTAGGAGTAGGACAATTAGAGCTCCAATCATATGCAGCTATAGCTAATGCAGCTTGTTACAGTTTTACTACAGTAGTTCCCATACCTTACGCGATCTCAGTCACGGTTGTTAATAAACTTGCTCAGTATCAtgatcttcttttttttttttgaaatggaAACGATTTTCATTACTCATCACTCATCAGTCTCGGCCAAGTTGCCAGACACCAAACCTCCAACCCATGAGGAACATCATCCCAGTTGCATGGTTATAGCCCCATCAGGATTTTTACAGGCAATCGCCGCACATGCATGCTTAATTAGCATCATGATCTTGTACCACGTTCTCGTGGTCCACCTAAATTCATGGCGGATGATTTCGTCCTAATTTCTTGCACGGCTCGTTTTTTTGCTTGTTTGTTCTGTAGCGAATTCTTCATCATCCGCACGGCGGCTGCTAGTGTATTTTATATAGTACTAGTACCGTAGTACGTACTAGTGGCCACGGTAGATGCGCGATGGCCAATGAATGTATTTTACGTTGCATGGACGTAGAGTACCCGAGGTGTATTTGGGTGACAGGCTAACACAGCTCGTGCACGTACCGACGTACGTACAGCGGTAACCAACTGCATCGTGCAGTGGATTTTGGATGTACCAATGGTGCACAATGCACAACCGACGTACTTCCCCCTTTCCTTGGAAAAAACACATTTCCCCTTTCCTCGTACAGTACTCCTTATGTGATAATTTCTTTACATATTTTTGCAAGTTCAGAACCTCTGCAATGCACTGCAGAAGATCCTGAGATTTTGATTGCAACACAGTAACAGCACTATTCTAAGATGGCAGAGACCaaaattgaggccttgtttaagtTCGTGGAAATTTTTGTTTTATCTaaaacatttttgtttgtatttagtaattattgtttaatcatggactaactaagcttaaaattttgtctcacaaattatagataaagtgtataactagttattttttatctatatttaatacttcatgtcgtaagatttaatgtgatgagaaaattgaaaaattttacaaatttttttggaactaaacaaggcttaaacaaggcccaagcggTTAGGCGAAGCAAGCGGGAACAAAAGTCCAAAAtatcatacatgcgtctaaagattcgatgcgtctaaaaattcgatgtgacgatgaattttaaaaaattttagaaactaagCCAATCCTGAAGCAAACGCACCTATGCATCCATGTACACTTTCAAGCCAGATCACATTTTGACTGCTTCAAGTCATTTTGCTGATCTGGCTACGGGACGAAAAAATATGTTCTAAACATGAACATAGCGCATTCGCGCATAGAAAATGAAGGCCATTAGGCAATAATGGTACATTGATACAGGTTACATCCAGGGGTGCTTAAATACAAATGTCTTTGTCAGACAGGCGTTTCAGTCAATATGGAAACCATCTCTGTATACGGGGATTACAGGATTCTCGGCAACAATTGTGTTTAAACAGGCTTCCCGTTCAACTTGGGGAAGGGGTCTTGTTTGCTGAGGACAAGGACCTTGCTCTTGTGAGCAAAGTAACCCTTTATAAGGTTCTTGTATATGAGGCATGCCATGATGCACTCCACCTGATAGCAAGGTGACAAACTATGTTAAAAACGTTATTAGAGACATAAGAAGCAAAACATAACATAAACTATTGTACTCTCAAAGCACCTCATCCACATCCATGTCAATTTCAAGCCATTTCAGAGCTCTTACGACAACATCTAGCTTAATTTGATGTGCCTTGGCTGGTTCCTTCTGCCTCTGAATGTTATGGCTGTGAACGAATAGCAGGGCAAAAATAGTCAGTCATAATAGAATGTAAAGTACACAATGACATGTTTAATTCTGTGCTCACATTTTCTTAACTAATCTCTGATAGACTTGAAGTTCAAGTTTCTCCAATACTAGGTAGACGCCAGATTTCAAAAATCTTGCAAAACAATAAGCTATCAGAGATGGCTAAAGGAATGGAACTTTTTTTAAGCAGAGGAACAGATCAACTTACTGGTCTTCATGCCTGTCTAGAGCTTGCCTGAGAAGCCTGAGATCTCCTCTCTTAAGTGCAGTTACAACATCTGCATACTGAAAGGTTATATTACCACTTGTGCAAATCTTAAATAACTACTAAAAAGCAGGGGCGACCACCATATATCAGTAACTATAGCATTATTAAAAACGAGGCAAAGATGTTCACAAAACCAAATAAGACCTACAATGGAAAGGCATATTTTAGCAGAAGTAACGACTACGAAGCTTTTCCATCAAACAAACTTGCAAGTAGAGATCAACTAGAACAGTAATAGCTGTCAACGAGACGACCAgcagatcagcaagggaattcAAAATAGCAGTCAGCCAGTCACTAACCAAAACAATCAGCTTGATATCAAACTAAAACAGTGTGTGTTCCCTTCCGTAACTTGGCATGTTTCTCTCTGAAGTTACGGAAGGGAACACACACTGTGGCAACTAAGGGAAAAGAGAAAATATCATATTTGATCTTTGATTAATGATAAATAGATAGTGATGTGAATAAAATCAGTCAGGACTCAGGACCTACAGAGTGATCATTAACTAGTACTCAGACAGGTCAACCCACCTAGTAGTTGTTACACAGCATAATTTGGGTGTCATGGGGACACCTGTTGCTTGTCTTGAACCAAGTAAACAGCTGGTAGACGAGTTTGTAGAACACTGGTGACAACGGTAGATGGGAGAAGGGCCGTTCCTAATGCATGTAGCAGGTCTCACTCTCAGAGGGCTTACGAGTTCACATCCTTTCTTTTAAATACACCCACATAAAAGTTACGGTAAACTTAAGAAATGTTGTACCCTTCAGATAACTTGTAAACTTTCTCAAAGAAAAAACAGATTTAGATTTCTTCAAAAGTGTAGCCAATATGTGGCTAAACTGTTTGTCATGTATAAATGAATGAATTTTCACAATCCTCACCAATTTATCCTATCTATAACTGTTGTAAAATCAATATGATACATCAACATGAAGCAAACAAACTTGATAGGTTGTCACATGTAAATTTCTTCAGATGTCACAAAACAATTTGTGATTAAGACATTACTTAAGTAACTTGTGAAGTTTACAAAATAGGCATTTAAACAGGATAAAACAGGCAATTAAACAGAAATGGTGCACCGCCATATAGCGTTAAATGCTGTCTAAACAGGCTAAAACAGTGCTCGCTTGGTTTTGTGGTTGAAAAAGTTGGACGGTTCAATTCTACAGCATATATTGAGTGCTAGAACTTATTCCAGCTTAATCAAGAATCAAAGTACGAGTAAAATACCTCAAGCAAATTGTACCGCTCCAGGAGAGTCCTTTTTGGCAGTACACCTATTGAAAGCTTTACAGGGATAAGAAACTTCAAAATTCTCCTAAAAATGGAACACAAGTTAGAGTCTAAACAAGTATGTAAAACCACAAGCCAGAAAACTCGATGCAACAAAAGTACCTCAAATTTGACTCGCTTTGAGAATTGCAATGCATCAAAGCATAAGTTAGCTTCTGATCTGCCTGGTCCAATTAAACAAAATCTGGTGTAAGCAGTTTTGCTGCTTTGTTGTTCAAATCACCGTAGTTTGTAACCATGAATAAGTTCACATGTGTGAGAGACAGAACTTACAACAAGAAAGTTCTCATTAAACACCTCCAACCGCCCAGTGTAGTACATATAAGTGACCTGTACCATCACAAGGGGCAACAAAATGTCAACATAACTGAATAAGTCTCTGAGAGGGAAACATGTATGTAAACTATGTTCATCTCACCTTGTCTTTCACTGGAAAATCTTCAAAATCAAAATTCCTTGCAGTTTCGATACTCCTTATGACACTACGGCAAAGGTTTACTGTTCCAAGCTGCATCATTTCATCATCAGCTTCAAGAGCTTGTAACTTAAAAAATATAGAACTGATGCACTAGTGCACATACTACACTCCGTCACTTACTACTACCTTATGTTCAATTAGAACCCAATTACAAAAGTTACATATACCAgaacaaaactttacaagaaaaATCATCCTACCCTGAAGTAAATTTTGAATAGCTGGCAGGTAACATAGAGTGCTCCAATACGCTTAGGTCCTTTCACCTGAAACATTGGGCAGAAAATAGCTATCACAGCACAGATTATGGTAAAAGtagatatctctctctctctctctctctataccaTACCATCTCTATCTCTATGCTAAGTTCCTAACAAATGATTGTTGGGGCATTTGTATTTGGCTTCTTTGAGATAAGCTATGAATAATAGTCACTTCTTATTCCTGCCTAATGTTATGCATGTTTTGATCCTGGTAGTAGTAAGCCTAAAGGATATTTATTATTTGAGCTACAAGTTGATATATT encodes:
- the LOC8056216 gene encoding U-box domain-containing protein 39, which translates into the protein MGAARPRRWKLPFHRTISAAAGGGGGSSSAPCSPSSRSSASAAPPPPPPGHASPARSEAWAAAEAVPEEFLCPLSGALMADPVILPSGKTFERACLQACADLAFLPPGVEDGGADTLIPNAALKAAIGTWCARSGRAVPAPPSAEAARQAVLRVMPPAVAAAAKSVRTTTARRVAVLAASTSNSSYSSPTESTSSYGSASEITAAEEDDAKEEAPRRRIVKEVEADPPVATPVDPLEDDVVGKVMDADDDGVVAAAMGALREATREGAERRRALCTPRLLGALRRVLLLPRHAPARVDAAAALVNLSLEPANKVRIVRAGAVPALVEVLRSGASAPEAREHAAGALFGLALNEDNRAAIGVLGAVPPLLDLLTSPAQYPPRARRDAGMALYHLTLAAVNQSKVARFPGAPKALLAVASGAAEPGPIRRLALMVACNVAACAEGRNALMDAGAVASVSAILLASPSHEDGGTADLEEWCVSAMYAMSRGSLRFRGLARAAGADRALRRVVAEEGGGVRREMARKTLRAMRGDLDDEDGGGEYNDLTGSSAECGDGEDCGGSIVSDGLMSFRRRQRELGVSSCGNTAEF
- the LOC8056217 gene encoding enhanced ethylene response protein 5, yielding MAAYLSMGEAHRRIGDYLSRVTNAISYSDGAALASLLSVSSAPASTPLSDALAAFPDFPRLAGDRFPHLADFLVPLLRAIHSHSVQRFADAYSSFEKASSAFLQEFRNWETPWAMEAMHTVALEIRLIAEKADRELATNGKNPDKLQAAGSFLMKVFGTLAVKGPKRIGALYVTCQLFKIYFRLGTVNLCRSVIRSIETARNFDFEDFPVKDKVTYMYYTGRLEVFNENFLVADQKLTYALMHCNSQSESNLRRILKFLIPVKLSIGVLPKRTLLERYNLLEYADVVTALKRGDLRLLRQALDRHEDQFLKSGVYLVLEKLELQVYQRLVKKIHNIQRQKEPAKAHQIKLDVVVRALKWLEIDMDVDEVECIMACLIYKNLIKGYFAHKSKVLVLSKQDPFPKLNGKPV